A single window of Streptomyces xanthii DNA harbors:
- a CDS encoding streptophobe family protein yields MSVTETGRRTRRPGAALAGDVLISAVAAVSWAFIGMVGVAALGLHLLDADAAGSLGPMTAAVVTLGVGGQVAPSGDVSAFGLDTAQTHTAIDVAPLGVGLTGALLLSWFFLRSLRSGAVEVGFGELAARAGTVTALFLGLLGGLSWAGHDLITIDGTKLGLGGIPDKGGLPAGIADRLPGGVAGLLPGRLGDLAGAKASVGFTVRTGPTLVGGAVFVVGVLLIALLASRRTPLPRVLDPLHRVVRPAVSALVGVVLLAVLAGLAAAAYAMAGDEHPRRIAGAALLGAPNGVWLGVPLGLFVPWDGAATGGLGQLLPDPLGELLRVSADEPVTVGRLAELDGRVWLLPLAAALMMLCAGVLTAARTPRGPRQGVLVFAAHCALRLGVVTAVALPLLVRLTDVSASSSLSVLGFDAFDAGVELHGRTGTALLLGAVWGAGAGGCGAVLAWAAGAAGSRAARAAVPAPDERAGPYAPSHPYGSPDVPENPYLEPEPDPPGGEVRDDVSAAPTMAAPLRPPRPSERPRSASWPPPPPPPPPPPADGDL; encoded by the coding sequence ATGTCCGTGACGGAGACCGGCCGGCGCACCCGGCGGCCGGGTGCCGCGCTCGCCGGCGATGTGCTGATCTCGGCCGTCGCCGCTGTGAGCTGGGCTTTCATCGGGATGGTGGGGGTCGCCGCGCTGGGCCTGCACCTGCTGGACGCGGACGCGGCCGGTTCCCTCGGGCCGATGACGGCCGCCGTCGTGACGCTCGGCGTCGGCGGGCAGGTGGCACCGTCGGGCGACGTCTCGGCCTTCGGTCTGGACACGGCTCAGACACATACGGCGATCGACGTCGCCCCGCTGGGTGTGGGGCTCACCGGTGCGCTGCTGCTCAGCTGGTTCTTCCTGCGGTCCCTGCGTTCAGGGGCCGTTGAGGTGGGATTCGGGGAACTGGCGGCGCGCGCGGGCACGGTGACGGCGCTCTTTCTCGGACTGCTCGGCGGGTTGTCGTGGGCGGGTCACGACCTCATCACGATTGACGGTACGAAGCTGGGTCTTGGGGGCATTCCCGACAAGGGGGGCCTGCCCGCGGGGATCGCGGACCGGCTGCCGGGCGGTGTCGCGGGGTTGTTGCCCGGCCGGCTCGGCGACCTCGCGGGGGCGAAGGCGTCGGTGGGCTTCACCGTGCGGACGGGGCCGACGCTGGTGGGCGGTGCGGTGTTCGTGGTCGGGGTGCTGCTCATCGCGCTGCTGGCGTCGCGGCGCACCCCGCTGCCGCGCGTCCTGGACCCGCTGCACCGGGTGGTGCGGCCCGCGGTGTCGGCGCTGGTCGGGGTGGTGCTGCTCGCGGTGCTCGCCGGCCTCGCCGCGGCGGCGTACGCGATGGCCGGTGACGAGCATCCGAGGCGGATCGCGGGCGCGGCGCTGCTCGGGGCGCCGAACGGGGTGTGGCTCGGGGTGCCCCTGGGACTGTTCGTGCCGTGGGACGGGGCGGCGACGGGTGGGCTCGGGCAACTGTTGCCGGACCCGCTCGGGGAGCTGCTGCGGGTGTCGGCGGACGAGCCGGTGACGGTGGGCAGGCTCGCCGAGCTGGACGGGCGGGTGTGGCTGCTGCCCCTGGCCGCGGCCCTGATGATGCTGTGCGCCGGGGTCCTCACGGCGGCGCGCACCCCGCGCGGGCCGCGCCAGGGCGTGCTCGTCTTCGCGGCGCACTGCGCGCTCCGGCTCGGCGTGGTCACCGCCGTGGCCCTCCCCCTGTTGGTCCGGCTGACGGACGTCTCGGCGTCCTCGTCCCTCTCGGTCCTGGGCTTCGACGCGTTCGACGCGGGGGTGGAACTGCACGGTCGTACGGGGACGGCCTTGCTGCTCGGGGCGGTGTGGGGGGCCGGGGCGGGCGGCTGCGGGGCCGTGCTGGCCTGGGCGGCAGGGGCGGCGGGCTCGCGTGCGGCGCGGGCCGCCGTCCCCGCGCCCGATGAGCGGGCGGGTCCGTACGCCCCGTCCCACCCGTACGGCTCGCCGGATGTTCCGGAGAACCCTTATCTGGAGCCGGAGCCCGATCCGCCCGGGGGCGAGGTGCGGGACGACGTCTCGGCGGCGCCCACGATGGCGGCCCCGCTCCGGCCGCCGCGGCCCTCCGAGCGCCCGCGCTCCGCGTCCTGGCCGCCGCCTCCCCCTCCACCGCCGCCTCCCCCTGCGGACGGGGACCTTTAG
- a CDS encoding ABC transporter ATP-binding protein/permease encodes MGHGVPELVLELNGRTWTLDPSRPYTLGRDPGGDIVLDDARVSWRHATISWGGRSWVIEDHGSTNGTFVQGQRIHQMEIGPGSSVHLGNSTDGPKVSVQGSAQAAAVATPPQQHAQQAPPQHQQQAAWPQQQAPQQQPPQQAWNQQPPAQKVPQQQGGPAGAPPVYGDRSPTTFHQVALGRVMRIGRALENELVVSDLQVSRHHAEFHATPDGRFEIRDLGSHNGTYVNGQPIAKGGSQLLGPNDIVGVGHSTFRLVGDRLEEFVDTGDVSFSARHLTVTVDGGKQILKDVSFGVPEKSLIAVIGPSGSGKSTLLKALTGYRPANQGDVLYDNRNLYKQFAELRQRIGLVPQDDILHKELTVKKALKYAAKLRFPADTSEQEREQRIDEVLRELKLDIHKEKKVTSLSGGQRKRVSVALELLTKPSLIFLDEPTSGLDPGMDRDVMQLLRGLSDDGRTVLVVTHSVAELALCDKLLVMAPGGSVAYFGPPEEALNFFGYETWADVFSAFENYRDYDWAGRWKGSQHYQMYAADIDAVAPQSVQMPPPAAVRPPKPQPWGSQLITLIRRYCSVIASDKGFIGLMVILPAVLGLVSVVIPADFGLAPPKPPSRFNGDAGTIMLIIAVGMCFSAAANSVRELIKERVIYERERATGLSRSAYLMSKVIVLGVITAIQGIIICGIGFAPRDLPAEGLLMPPAVELCISIIALGFTSMMFGLVISSLVKTSEKTMPLLVMFAIVQVVFTGVLFQIYGTLGLEQFAWLMPSRWAIGAAGATLDLAHLMPPWDQQKPNDLDPLWEHSVGQWGINLTILIALGVVCGFAVARLLRRHEPEVMRK; translated from the coding sequence GTGGGGCATGGAGTGCCTGAACTCGTACTGGAATTGAACGGCAGGACCTGGACGCTCGACCCGTCCAGGCCGTACACCCTGGGGCGCGACCCTGGGGGAGACATCGTGCTCGACGACGCCCGGGTGTCCTGGCGTCACGCCACGATCAGCTGGGGCGGCCGCAGTTGGGTCATCGAGGACCACGGGTCGACCAACGGCACCTTCGTGCAGGGGCAGCGGATCCACCAGATGGAGATCGGTCCCGGCTCCTCGGTGCATCTCGGCAACTCGACCGACGGTCCCAAGGTCAGCGTGCAGGGCAGCGCCCAGGCCGCCGCCGTGGCCACGCCGCCGCAGCAGCATGCGCAGCAGGCCCCGCCGCAGCACCAGCAGCAGGCCGCGTGGCCCCAGCAGCAGGCGCCGCAGCAGCAGCCCCCGCAGCAGGCCTGGAACCAGCAGCCGCCGGCGCAGAAGGTGCCGCAGCAGCAGGGCGGCCCGGCCGGCGCCCCGCCGGTCTACGGCGACCGCAGCCCCACGACCTTCCACCAGGTCGCCCTCGGCCGCGTGATGCGCATCGGTCGTGCGCTGGAGAACGAGCTGGTGGTCTCCGACCTCCAGGTCTCCCGCCACCACGCCGAGTTCCACGCGACGCCCGACGGCCGCTTCGAGATCCGCGACCTCGGCTCGCACAACGGCACGTACGTCAACGGTCAGCCGATCGCCAAGGGCGGCTCCCAGCTGCTCGGCCCGAACGACATCGTCGGCGTCGGCCACTCGACGTTCCGCCTGGTCGGCGACCGCCTCGAGGAGTTCGTCGACACCGGTGACGTCTCCTTCTCGGCGCGCCACCTCACGGTGACCGTCGACGGCGGCAAGCAGATCCTCAAGGACGTCTCCTTCGGCGTCCCCGAGAAGTCGCTCATCGCCGTCATCGGCCCCTCGGGATCCGGTAAGTCCACCCTGCTCAAGGCGCTCACCGGCTACCGGCCCGCCAACCAGGGTGACGTCCTCTACGACAACCGGAACCTGTACAAGCAGTTCGCCGAGCTGCGTCAGCGCATCGGTCTGGTCCCGCAGGACGACATCCTGCACAAGGAGCTGACCGTCAAGAAGGCGCTCAAGTACGCGGCCAAGCTCCGCTTCCCCGCCGACACCAGCGAGCAGGAGCGCGAGCAGCGCATCGACGAGGTGCTGCGCGAGCTCAAGCTGGACATCCACAAGGAGAAGAAGGTCACCTCCCTCTCCGGTGGCCAGCGCAAGCGCGTCTCGGTGGCCCTGGAGCTGCTGACCAAGCCGTCCCTGATCTTCCTGGACGAGCCCACCTCGGGCCTCGACCCGGGCATGGACCGCGACGTCATGCAGCTGCTGCGCGGCCTGTCCGACGACGGCCGCACGGTCCTCGTCGTCACCCACTCCGTGGCCGAGCTCGCCCTGTGCGACAAGCTCCTCGTCATGGCGCCGGGCGGCTCGGTGGCCTACTTCGGTCCGCCGGAGGAAGCGCTCAACTTCTTCGGCTACGAGACCTGGGCCGACGTCTTCTCCGCGTTCGAGAACTACCGCGACTACGACTGGGCGGGCCGCTGGAAGGGCTCGCAGCACTACCAGATGTACGCCGCGGACATCGACGCCGTCGCCCCGCAGTCGGTGCAGATGCCGCCGCCCGCCGCGGTCAGGCCGCCCAAGCCGCAGCCCTGGGGCTCGCAGCTGATCACACTGATCCGCCGCTACTGCTCGGTGATCGCCTCCGACAAGGGCTTCATCGGCCTGATGGTGATCCTGCCCGCGGTGCTCGGCCTGGTCTCGGTGGTCATCCCCGCCGACTTCGGCCTCGCGCCGCCCAAGCCGCCGTCCCGGTTCAACGGCGACGCGGGCACGATCATGCTGATCATCGCCGTCGGCATGTGCTTCTCGGCCGCGGCCAACTCGGTCCGTGAGCTGATCAAGGAGCGGGTCATCTACGAGCGCGAGCGGGCGACCGGCCTGTCCCGCTCCGCGTACCTGATGTCCAAGGTCATCGTCCTCGGCGTGATCACGGCCATCCAGGGCATCATCATCTGCGGTATCGGCTTCGCCCCGCGCGACCTTCCGGCGGAAGGCCTGCTGATGCCGCCGGCGGTCGAGCTCTGCATCTCGATCATCGCGCTCGGCTTCACCTCGATGATGTTCGGCCTGGTCATCTCCTCGCTGGTGAAGACCTCCGAGAAGACGATGCCGCTGCTCGTCATGTTCGCGATCGTCCAGGTCGTGTTCACCGGCGTCCTCTTCCAGATCTACGGAACGCTCGGCCTGGAGCAGTTCGCCTGGCTGATGCCGTCCCGCTGGGCCATCGGCGCCGCCGGAGCCACGCTGGACCTGGCACACCTCATGCCGCCGTGGGACCAGCAGAAGCCGAACGACCTGGACCCGCTGTGGGAGCACTCGGTCGGCCAGTGGGGCATCAACCTCACGATCCTGATCGCCCTCGGTGTCGTCTGCGGCTTCGCGGTCGCGCGCCTGCTGCGCCGCCACGAGCCCGAGGTCATGCGCAAGTAG
- a CDS encoding transglycosylase SLT domain-containing protein translates to MKQLRALGHSPLTRAHKFSIAGVASLGAAALAITLVPGHDTQAQAEEVTSSPVAFTTDAGAQRIQDVHASVTNQQAAASEKAKAIAAKLKAEQDAKQKAAAEAKAKANAEAKAKKDREIREAASRAAARKPVYANNLDGWIKESLAIMKAKGIPGSYDGLHRNIMRESSGNPNAMNGWDINAINGIPSKGLLQVIPPTFAAYHVSGTSTNIYDPVANITAAANYAADKYGSIDNVNSAY, encoded by the coding sequence ATGAAGCAGCTCCGCGCCCTTGGCCATAGTCCGCTGACCCGGGCCCACAAGTTCTCCATCGCCGGTGTCGCCTCGCTCGGCGCCGCCGCCCTGGCGATCACTCTGGTGCCGGGTCACGACACGCAGGCCCAGGCCGAGGAGGTCACCTCCTCCCCCGTCGCGTTCACGACGGACGCGGGTGCGCAGCGCATCCAGGACGTCCACGCGAGCGTCACCAACCAGCAGGCCGCCGCGTCGGAGAAGGCCAAGGCCATCGCCGCCAAGCTGAAGGCCGAGCAGGACGCCAAGCAGAAGGCCGCCGCCGAGGCGAAGGCGAAGGCCAACGCCGAGGCCAAGGCCAAGAAGGACCGCGAGATCCGCGAGGCCGCCTCCCGCGCCGCCGCCCGCAAGCCGGTCTACGCGAACAACCTCGACGGCTGGATCAAGGAGTCCCTCGCCATCATGAAGGCGAAGGGCATCCCGGGCTCCTACGACGGTCTGCACCGCAACATCATGCGCGAGTCCTCCGGCAACCCGAACGCCATGAACGGCTGGGACATCAACGCGATCAACGGCATCCCCTCGAAGGGTCTGCTGCAGGTCATCCCGCCGACGTTCGCCGCGTACCACGTCTCCGGCACCTCGACGAACATCTACGACCCGGTCGCCAACATCACGGCCGCCGCCAACTACGCGGCCGACAAGTACGGCTCGATCGACAACGTCAACAGCGCGTACTGA
- a CDS encoding S-adenosylmethionine:tRNA ribosyltransferase-isomerase, which yields MTLALRVPEELSARVPAEQRGPGRDRSSVRMLVSRGTEVTHRRFAELPGELRAGDLLIVNTSPTLAAAVDGTLGHARVVVHFSTRGDDGRWAVEVRDPDGRGTTRPRAGGPAGEVVSLPGCVHLVFEERVAAGGDRLWWVRATGDVPAVLREHGRPIRYSYTRRDQPLSAYQTVFALPYADGAGSAEMPSAARPFTERAVAALVRRGVQFAPVTLHTGVSSAEAHEPPYAERFDVPEASARLINAARAGGGRVLAVGTTGVRAVESAAGADGVVRAARGWTDLVVTPERGVRVVDGLLTGLHEPEASHLQMLEAIAGREAVRRTYEEALRGRYLWHEFGDVHLVLPPETAH from the coding sequence ATGACGCTCGCTCTGCGTGTTCCGGAGGAGCTGTCGGCGCGGGTGCCGGCCGAGCAGCGGGGGCCGGGCCGGGACCGGTCCTCCGTACGGATGCTGGTGTCGCGCGGCACCGAGGTCACGCATCGCCGGTTCGCCGAGCTGCCGGGCGAACTGCGTGCGGGGGACCTGCTGATCGTGAACACCTCCCCCACGCTCGCGGCGGCCGTGGACGGGACGCTCGGCCACGCGCGCGTGGTGGTGCACTTCTCGACGCGGGGCGACGACGGCCGGTGGGCCGTCGAGGTGCGCGATCCGGACGGGCGCGGGACCACGCGCCCGCGCGCGGGCGGGCCCGCGGGGGAAGTGGTGTCGCTGCCGGGCTGTGTGCACCTCGTGTTCGAGGAGCGGGTCGCGGCGGGCGGGGACCGGCTGTGGTGGGTGCGGGCGACCGGGGACGTGCCGGCGGTGCTGCGCGAGCACGGGCGGCCGATCCGTTACTCCTACACGCGGCGGGACCAGCCGCTGTCGGCGTACCAGACGGTGTTCGCGCTGCCGTACGCGGACGGGGCGGGCAGTGCGGAGATGCCGAGCGCGGCGCGGCCGTTCACGGAGCGGGCGGTGGCGGCGCTGGTGCGGCGGGGCGTGCAGTTCGCTCCGGTGACGCTGCACACGGGGGTGTCGTCGGCGGAGGCGCACGAGCCGCCGTACGCGGAGCGTTTCGACGTGCCGGAGGCGTCGGCGCGGCTGATCAACGCCGCGCGGGCGGGCGGCGGGCGGGTCCTGGCGGTGGGGACGACCGGTGTGCGGGCCGTGGAGTCGGCGGCGGGAGCGGACGGGGTGGTGCGGGCGGCGCGCGGCTGGACGGATCTGGTGGTGACGCCGGAGCGCGGGGTGCGGGTGGTGGACGGTCTGCTGACCGGGCTGCACGAGCCCGAGGCCTCCCATCTGCAGATGCTGGAGGCGATCGCGGGCCGGGAGGCGGTGCGCCGTACGTACGAGGAGGCGCTGCGCGGCCGGTACCTGTGGCACGAGTTCGGGGACGTGCATCTGGTGCTGCCGCCGGAAACGGCTCACTGA
- a CDS encoding SDR family NAD(P)-dependent oxidoreductase: MAVAIITGASRGFGRALAEALARRGWDLVLDARSAGPLEDAAAELRRHGGTVKAVAGDVADGGHRVELIAAAWELGGLDLLVNNAGVLGAVPLRPLGAYSLDDFRTALEVNVVAPLGLLQEALPLLRDAPAGAVINMSSDAAAEAYGTWGGYGATKAALDQLSAVLAVEEPGLRVWAVDPGGMRTEMLAAAEPEEDLSGVPRPEEVVPAFLRLLDVRPASGRYSAPSLLMDGPPAESPLQEEVR, encoded by the coding sequence ATGGCGGTAGCGATCATCACGGGTGCTTCGCGGGGGTTCGGCCGGGCGCTGGCGGAGGCCCTCGCGCGGCGGGGCTGGGATCTGGTGCTCGACGCGCGGTCCGCGGGGCCGCTGGAGGACGCGGCGGCGGAGCTGCGCCGGCACGGGGGCACGGTGAAGGCGGTCGCGGGCGATGTCGCGGACGGCGGGCACCGGGTGGAGCTGATCGCGGCGGCCTGGGAGCTGGGCGGTCTCGATCTGCTGGTGAACAACGCGGGGGTGCTGGGCGCGGTGCCGCTGCGGCCGCTCGGCGCGTACTCGCTGGACGACTTCCGCACGGCGCTGGAGGTCAATGTGGTGGCGCCGCTCGGGCTGCTCCAGGAGGCGCTGCCGCTGCTGCGGGACGCGCCGGCCGGGGCGGTGATCAACATGAGCTCGGACGCGGCGGCCGAGGCGTACGGGACGTGGGGCGGCTACGGGGCGACGAAGGCGGCGCTCGACCAGCTGTCCGCGGTGCTGGCCGTGGAGGAGCCGGGGCTGCGGGTGTGGGCGGTGGATCCGGGCGGGATGCGCACGGAGATGCTGGCTGCGGCGGAACCGGAGGAGGACCTCAGCGGGGTGCCTCGGCCGGAGGAGGTCGTGCCGGCGTTCCTGCGTCTGCTGGACGTCCGCCCCGCGAGCGGCCGCTACTCCGCCCCCTCTCTTCTCATGGACGGCCCGCCGGCCGAGAGCCCGCTTCAGGAGGAGGTCCGATGA
- a CDS encoding GAF domain-containing sensor histidine kinase, protein MSEGPQSGLAAVSAALLAMSRHLEVRDVLKTIVASARELLDAEYAALGVPDDHGGFAQFVVDGVSEAQWKAIGPLPRQHGILAAMLRDARTERLADVRKDPRFEGWPSAHPDMSDFLGLPIKDGDETIGALFLANKRCSKPEGGCGFTEGDEQLLGILAQHAAIALTNARLYERSRELTIAEERSRLAHELHDAVSQKLFSLRLTAQAAATLVDRDPARAKGELQHVVALAAEAADELRAAVVELRPAALDEDGLVATLRTHIQVLDRAHGAHVTFGTRGVRALPAAQEEALLRVAQEALHNALRHSGAAEVGVTLEKHGTGAVLRVTDDGAGFEPHAIRRAGRHLGLVSMRDRASGVGGRLTVESAPGKGTTIEMEVPGG, encoded by the coding sequence ATGAGTGAGGGACCCCAGTCAGGCCTGGCCGCGGTGAGCGCCGCGCTGCTCGCCATGAGCAGACACCTCGAGGTGCGCGACGTCCTCAAGACGATCGTCGCCTCGGCGCGCGAGCTGCTCGACGCCGAGTACGCGGCGCTCGGCGTCCCCGACGACCACGGCGGCTTCGCCCAGTTCGTCGTCGACGGAGTGAGCGAGGCGCAGTGGAAGGCCATCGGCCCGCTGCCCCGCCAGCACGGCATCCTCGCCGCGATGCTGCGCGACGCCCGCACCGAGCGCCTCGCCGACGTCCGCAAGGACCCCCGCTTCGAGGGCTGGCCCTCCGCCCACCCGGACATGTCCGACTTCCTCGGCCTGCCGATCAAGGACGGCGACGAGACCATCGGCGCCCTCTTCCTCGCCAACAAGCGCTGCTCCAAGCCCGAGGGCGGCTGCGGCTTCACCGAGGGCGACGAGCAGCTCCTCGGCATCCTCGCCCAGCACGCCGCGATCGCCCTGACGAACGCCCGGCTCTACGAGCGCAGCCGCGAGCTCACCATCGCCGAGGAGCGCTCCCGGCTCGCCCACGAACTGCACGACGCCGTCAGCCAGAAGCTGTTCTCGCTCCGCCTCACCGCCCAGGCCGCCGCCACCCTCGTCGACCGCGACCCGGCCCGCGCCAAGGGCGAGTTGCAGCATGTCGTCGCCCTCGCCGCGGAGGCCGCGGACGAACTGCGCGCGGCCGTCGTCGAGTTGCGCCCCGCGGCCCTCGACGAGGACGGCCTCGTCGCGACCCTGCGCACCCACATCCAGGTCCTCGACCGGGCCCACGGCGCCCACGTCACCTTCGGCACCCGCGGCGTACGGGCACTGCCCGCCGCCCAGGAGGAGGCGCTGCTGCGCGTCGCCCAGGAGGCCCTGCACAACGCGCTGCGCCACTCCGGCGCCGCGGAGGTCGGCGTGACGCTGGAGAAGCACGGCACCGGCGCGGTCCTGCGCGTCACGGACGACGGCGCCGGCTTCGAGCCGCACGCGATACGCCGTGCGGGACGCCATCTCGGCCTGGTCTCGATGCGCGACCGGGCGAGCGGCGTCGGCGGCCGGCTCACAGTGGAATCGGCGCCCGGCAAGGGCACCACGATCGAGATGGAGGTCCCCGGTGGCTGA
- a CDS encoding response regulator: MADRIKVLLVDDHQVVRRGLRTFLEVQDDIDVVGEAADGAEGVARAEELKPDVVLMDVKMPGMDGVDALRRLRELANPAKVLIVTSFTEQRTVVPALRAGAAGYVYKDVDPDALAGAIRSVHAGHILLQPEVAGALLSQEENNNGQGRGGSLTDREREVLCLIADGRSNREIARALVLSEKTVKTHVSNILMKLDLADRTQAALWAVRHGVTG; the protein is encoded by the coding sequence GTGGCTGACCGGATCAAGGTGCTGTTGGTGGACGACCACCAGGTCGTCCGCCGGGGCCTGCGTACGTTCCTCGAGGTGCAGGACGACATCGACGTCGTCGGCGAGGCCGCCGACGGCGCCGAAGGGGTCGCCCGCGCCGAGGAGTTGAAGCCCGACGTCGTCCTCATGGACGTCAAGATGCCGGGCATGGACGGCGTCGACGCGCTGCGCCGGCTCCGCGAACTGGCTAACCCCGCCAAGGTGTTGATCGTCACGAGTTTCACCGAGCAGCGCACCGTCGTGCCCGCCCTGCGCGCCGGCGCCGCCGGGTACGTCTACAAGGACGTGGACCCCGACGCCCTGGCCGGCGCCATCCGCTCCGTCCACGCGGGCCACATCCTCCTCCAGCCCGAGGTGGCCGGCGCCCTGCTCTCCCAGGAGGAGAACAACAACGGGCAGGGGAGGGGCGGTTCGCTCACCGACCGGGAGCGCGAGGTGCTCTGTCTGATCGCCGACGGCCGGTCGAACCGGGAGATCGCCCGCGCCCTCGTCCTCTCCGAGAAGACGGTCAAGACCCACGTCTCGAACATCCTCATGAAGCTCGATCTGGCGGACCGCACCCAGGCCGCCCTCTGGGCCGTCCGGCACGGGGTCACGGGCTGA
- a CDS encoding chaplin: protein MMNLKKAAAVTLVAGGLVAAGTGIASATDGGAHAGGKAVHSPGVVSGNVIQAPIHIPVNVVGNTVNVVGLLNPAFGNLGVNN from the coding sequence GTGATGAACCTGAAGAAGGCCGCTGCCGTCACCCTCGTCGCCGGTGGCCTCGTCGCCGCCGGTACCGGCATCGCCTCCGCCACCGACGGCGGCGCGCACGCGGGCGGCAAGGCCGTGCACTCCCCGGGCGTCGTCTCGGGCAACGTGATCCAGGCCCCGATCCACATCCCCGTGAACGTCGTGGGCAACACGGTGAACGTGGTCGGCCTCCTGAACCCCGCGTTCGGCAACCTCGGCGTCAACAACTGA
- a CDS encoding chaplin: MSIAKKAALVVAVAGLAAGASAGAAFADSEAEGVAAHSPGVASGNQAQVPVHVPVNATGNSVDVIGLLNPAFGNTSVNN, from the coding sequence ATGAGCATCGCCAAGAAGGCCGCCCTGGTCGTCGCTGTCGCCGGTCTGGCCGCGGGTGCCTCCGCGGGTGCCGCCTTCGCCGACTCCGAGGCGGAGGGCGTCGCCGCCCACTCGCCCGGCGTCGCGTCCGGCAACCAGGCGCAGGTCCCGGTCCACGTCCCCGTGAACGCGACCGGCAACTCGGTCGACGTGATCGGCCTCCTGAACCCGGCCTTCGGCAACACCTCCGTCAACAACTGA
- a CDS encoding ABC transporter ATP-binding protein has product MSDVLELEDVSVVREGRALVDQVSWSVKEGERWVILGPNGAGKTTLLNVASSYLYPSQGAATILGETLGKPGTDVFELRPRIGIAGIGMAEKLPKRQTVLQTVLTAAYGMTAGWQEEYEDVDEQRARAFLDRLGMSDYLDRRFGTLSEGERKRTLIARALMTDPELLLLDEPAAGLDLGGREDLVRRLGRLARDPIAPSMIMVTHHVEEIAPGFTHVLMIRQGKVLAAGPLELELTSRNLSRCFGLPLVVEQNGERWTATGLPLS; this is encoded by the coding sequence ATGAGCGATGTACTGGAGCTGGAGGACGTATCCGTGGTCCGCGAGGGCCGGGCTCTGGTGGACCAGGTCTCCTGGTCGGTGAAGGAGGGGGAGCGCTGGGTCATCCTCGGCCCGAACGGGGCGGGCAAGACCACCCTCCTCAACGTCGCCTCGAGCTACCTGTACCCGAGCCAGGGCGCCGCCACGATCCTCGGCGAGACCCTCGGCAAGCCCGGCACCGACGTCTTCGAGCTGCGCCCGCGCATCGGCATCGCCGGCATCGGCATGGCCGAGAAGCTCCCCAAGCGCCAGACCGTCCTGCAGACCGTGCTCACCGCCGCCTACGGCATGACCGCCGGCTGGCAGGAGGAGTACGAGGACGTCGACGAGCAGCGCGCCCGCGCCTTCCTCGACCGCCTCGGCATGAGCGACTACCTGGACCGCCGCTTCGGCACGCTCTCCGAGGGCGAGCGCAAGCGCACCCTCATCGCCCGCGCCCTGATGACCGACCCCGAGCTGCTGCTCCTCGACGAGCCCGCCGCCGGACTCGACCTCGGCGGCCGCGAGGACCTGGTCCGCCGTCTCGGCCGCCTGGCCCGCGACCCGATCGCCCCCTCGATGATCATGGTCACGCACCATGTCGAGGAGATCGCCCCGGGCTTCACGCACGTTCTGATGATCCGCCAGGGCAAGGTCCTCGCCGCGGGCCCGCTCGAGCTGGAGCTCACCTCCCGCAACCTGTCCCGCTGCTTCGGCCTCCCGCTGGTCGTCGAGCAGAACGGCGAGCGCTGGACGGCCACGGGCCTGCCCCTGAGCTGA
- a CDS encoding NfeD family protein, which produces MADIDAWVWWLIAAAALGIPLVITAMPEFGMLSVGAVAGAVTAGLGGGIVLQVLVFAVVSCALIVVVRPIAARHRAGQPQLATGIDALKGKQAVVIERVDHRGGRIKLGGEIWSARTLDGDAVFEPEQQVDVVDIEGATAIVM; this is translated from the coding sequence GTGGCAGACATCGACGCATGGGTGTGGTGGCTGATCGCAGCGGCCGCGCTCGGAATCCCGCTGGTCATCACCGCGATGCCCGAGTTCGGCATGCTGTCCGTGGGCGCCGTCGCCGGCGCCGTGACAGCCGGACTGGGCGGCGGAATCGTGCTGCAGGTCCTCGTCTTCGCCGTGGTCTCGTGCGCCCTCATCGTCGTCGTACGGCCCATCGCCGCACGCCATCGCGCCGGACAGCCCCAACTGGCCACGGGAATCGACGCCTTGAAGGGAAAACAGGCCGTCGTCATCGAGCGCGTCGACCACCGCGGCGGCCGCATCAAACTCGGCGGCGAGATCTGGTCGGCCCGCACCCTCGACGGCGACGCGGTCTTCGAACCCGAACAACAGGTCGACGTCGTCGACATCGAAGGCGCCACGGCGATCGTGATGTGA